The genomic DNA CATGGACCACGGGGTGACTGTCGGCCCCATCCCCGGTCTTGAGAAGATGCGCGACACCGTCACCAGCCTCGTGGCTGGCGGAGCCAATGCTGGGCTGGTCCACAAGGGCCAGGTCAAGCTCGGCCACCGCATGCAGGGGCGCGATTTCGGGCTCATCGTCCATCTGTCGGCAGGCACGGTCCTGTCGCCGTTTCCCAACGTCAAACGGCTGGTGACCACGGTTGAGGAGGCCATCCGCCTGGGCGCGGACGGCGTCAGCGTCCATGTCAACCTGGGCGACGAGACCGAGGGGCAGATGCTCGCCGATCTCGGCGCGGTGGCCGCCTCGGCTGCCGAGTGGGGCATGCCGCTCTTGGCCATGGTCTACGCGCGTGGTCCCAAGGTGCGCGACGAGTACGCCCCGCAGATGGTGGCCCACTGCGCCAGGGTCGGGGCCGAGCTGGGCGCGGACGTGGTCAAGGTCAACTACACCGGCGATGCCGAGAGCTTTGCCCGCGTGGTCGAGTGCGCCTGCGTGCCTGTGGTCATCGCGGGCGGTCCCAAGCTCGATTCGACCAGGGACTTCCTGAGCATGGTCCGGGTTTCCATCGACGCGGGCGGCTCCGGGCTGTCTGTGGGCCGCAACGTGTTCCAGCACCGCGACCCCACGCGGCTGGTCCAGGTGCTCAACCGGGTGGTTCACGAGGGAATGAGCGTGGACGAGGCGTTGGACGGCTTCGAGGACGTGCAGTAGCTTTTCCTGGGCCGGGCCGCCTCCCTTTCCTGGTCGGTGCAGGGCGTGTCCGGCCTTCTGCCCTTGTCCGGGCCAGACAGCTGGCCCGTGGTCCCTGGCCGGACGCCCATCGGGCCATCCGGCGTTTCTGTCCGCCGCCCGCCGCCCCTTTCCGGCCCTGGCAGCGCATCCGGCTGTGATCGCCTGCCCACGGCGTCCGAGACCGCGAATCCGGCCCGCCTGAAGTCCTCAGCCTTGGGTAGGGCCTTTTCCCCTTCCGGAAGAATCAAGACAGCAATCCGCATCACCCACCTCGCTGCATCCTGCCGCCCCGCGCCTGCCCGGCAATATAGGGTGGCATGATATTATAGACAACATGGGCGCACCCTAGGAGTTGTCTTGGCGAATGTCCAGCAAAAACTGACAAATTTCGTACATAATGGCCTATTTTACTTTGAAAAAAAGGTCAAATAACATTATAAGTTTTGGGCGTCGCAGTGCGCATTGATTCAACGTGACGCCTGTGGCGTGCAAACAAGAAGCAATGCTAGGGCAAGAATTGGTTGTTGCAATGATTATGTGTGACGCTGCAATGCACGATGCATCGAGTAAGACATTGGTTGTGTCTTTGGCGAATGTTTCACCTCCCCGGACACTCAAAGCAGGAAGGGCCGGTTTCGACAGCACCTGTCGAAACCGGCCCTTGTGCAGCGCATTTCAGGCATGGTCCGGGCTGGTCCGGCTTCGCGTCAGGCCTTGTCCGCAGCCTTGAAGACGAACAGGGGCAGTCTGGCCAGGGTTTTCCATCCATCCTCGGTCTTGATGGCGGCGGATATGGTGTGGCGGCCTTCGGCGGCCACCTTGAGGCCGGGCAGCTGGAAGTTCATCTTGTGCAGCATGGTCGCGCCCGGTGTGAGCTCCTGCACGCCGAGGATGGTGCCCTTGCCCTGGGGCGGGGTCAGGCGCAGGGAGACGGTGAAGGGGCGGTTCTCGTTGCCCTCCAGGTCCCACAGGCTGGCGAAAAACACGGGCGGGAGCACGGCGGGGAGCGAGGGGACCACGGCGTGTTCCACGGTGCGGATGAAGGAGGTGCTGCTGGAGTCGCGGTCGATGATCAGATCGGCGCAGACCAGGGCGTAGACGAGTTTTGGCATGGAGTCTCCCTTTCTATTGGTCATGTCTGGCCCCGGACAGGGACAGACGCAGGTCGTCGGGCAGGGTCAGGACCGAGTCCGGGTCTATGTCGGACAGGAGCAGGGCCGCGCCGGTGCGCTGGCTGGGCGTGCCTGTCTCCACGGCGCGGTACAGGGCCGGGGCCGCATCCGGCCCGATTGCCAGCAGGGCGCGGAAGGCGATCTGGGCCAGGGGCGTACCGGGGCGGTCCAGGAGCTGGACCAGCACGGGCGCGGCGCCAGAGCCCATCCGGGCCAGGGGAAAGCCGGTGGGCCGGGCGCCCAGGAGCATGAGGTGGTGCCAGACCAGGGCGGGCGGCGGCCCGATGAGGTCGATGGCCTCGGCCACCACATGGACCACGCGCGGGTCGTCAATGTCCAGGGCGCGGATCAGGGCCGGGACGGCGGGCTGGGCCGCATCCCCCATGTGGCCCAACATCCAGGCCGCCTTGGACCGGGCAAAGGGATCGGCGGCGGTCAGTCCGTCGGCCAGGGCCGGAACGGCCCGCGCGCCCATGAGGCTCAAAGCGTAGGCTGCGGCGTCGCGTGTCCGGGCATCGGGGTCGCTCAACAGGTCCACGAGCCTGGGAGCCAGGGGCGGCCCGGCCACGGCAGCGGAATGGGCACCCATGCTGCGCACGGCCATATCCGGGTCGGCCAGGGCAGCGAGGATGGCATCCCCGGCCAGTTCCGGCGCGGGCAGCAGCCCAAGGCCCAGGGCCGCGCCGCGCCGCTCGGCAGCGGAGCCGGTGCGCACCGTATCGGTCAGCCCGGCCATGGCGGCCAGTCCCATGGCCCTGATCCGGGCTGCGGCCTCGTTGCGCGCGGCAGGGTCCGTGCCGCCCAGGGCCACAGCCAGGGGTCGTATCGGGTCTGATGCCGGGGCCGCGAGGCCGGGCGCGGCCAGGATCAGCAGGCACAGGGCGCAGAGCGAAATATGTCGAATGGCAAACTGCATGATTGTCTCCGAAGCCTGACGGCTATTTCCTGGTCATGTCGCTCCACGCCCAGACCACGTTGCCGCCGATGGCGCGGGTGATGTCGTCGTCGTAGTCGCGCCCCAGCCGGTAGGTGACAGGGGGGAAGTCGCGGCTGTTGTCCGAGTAGAAGATCAGTTCGAGGTCGCCGTCGAGCCGCTTGGTGTTGACCCGCTTGACCATGGTGCCGCCCTCGGGGCCGGGTTCGCAGACGAGCATGATCTTGCCCGCCGGGCTTGGATCGCGGTCGTTGCGGTCCACCAGGACGATGTCGCCGGGGTGCAGGGTGGGGACCATGGACAGCTCGTTCTTGCCGATCTCGACAGCCACCAGGTTGGACCGGAAGCGGATGGACTCCTGGTGCCGCCAGACGAGCACCCAGCCCTCCACCTTGTCTTCGGGAATCAGGCCCGGCCCGGCGGCCACGGGCGAGCTGGCCAGGGGCACGGCCAGATAGTCGTCCGGCTGCGGATCGGGCGCGCCAATGGCCTGGGTCTTTTCCGGCAGGCGGAAGCAGACCTCCCTGGCCGCGTCCGCAGGCTCGTCGCCAAAGACCAGCGACACGCCGATGCGGTCCAGGATGTGGCCCAGCGAATCCGCGTTGAGCCCACGCTCCTGCTTGAGGAATCGGTTGAGCTGCGACGGGTCGATGCCCAGTTCGTCGGCCATGCGCTTGTTGTTCGGGTACCGCTTGCCCCGGCCTATCCGGCTGAGGAGCGCCTCCCGCACGTCTTCGGTGAATCCCATGAGCATCCCCTTTGAATGATGCGAAGTTACGCATACATATACACGAAATTTGATAAATGTCTAAAGCTGTCTGGCAAAAAATGTTGACTTGAATGTTGTCAGTTGTCTACATTGCTTCTGTTCATGCCTGAGGGGAAACCCGCAAACGGAGGACTATGTGACTGACAAATTTGAACTTATACGATTGGAAAGCAACGAGGCCGGAACCTTTGGCGCGCTCTGCCATGGCGGCCAGGTTTTCTGCCTGACCCTGGAACCGCCGGATCGGAACAATGCACCGGACATCTCCTGCATCCCGGCCGGGCGGTACAATTGCCGCCGGGTGCGTTCGCCGCGCTTTGGCCCCACCTTTGAGGTGACTGGCGTGCCAGGGCGCACGCACATCCTCTTTCACCAGGGCAACGTGGCCGCCGACACCAACGGCTGCGTGTTGCTTGGCTCGCGCTACGGCGCACTGGGCCGGGTGCGCGGCGTGCTCGATTCCGGGGCGGCCTTCGGGGCCTTCATGGCCCGGTGCGACGGCCTTGACGGATTCGAACTGACCATCAGCAGAACGCAGGGGGAGGGGTGAGCATGGACTTCATCTGTCTGAAAGGGGCCAAGGACATCTGTCTGGCCGTGGGCGAAAACCCAAAGAACATGCACCTCCTGGTCCGGGTCCATGGCCTGCCTGCCTGGAAGCGGGGTATCAAGGGCACCTGGCGCGCCCTGCCCGAGGATCTGCGGGCGTGGATGCGCGAGCAGCGGGACCGCCATCTGGAGCGGCCCCCCCTGGCCCCTGGGCCGGACTGCGTGGAACACTGAGACTCATGACCGCTGCCGGGCGGCGCGGCTCGGCTTGTGGCCGGATCAGGCCGCAGGCTGGATGGCGTCGCCCGCAGCCATGGGCAGCGGGCCGAACGTGCCGGGCAGGGGCTGCATGACCGGGTGGCGGATGGCCCACGCGCCGCTGACGCCCGCGCCTCGCTCCTGTCCGTCACGCCCGTTGGCGGCTGGCCCGGCTTCCCAGGCCGAGGCGGCGTAGCGCACGCCCTGGTCCGGTTCGCGCAGGGACATCTGCTCGGCCTGGGCCAGGGCGGATTCCATCCGGTCGAGCCGGGCGGCCAGGGGATCGGGCACATGGCCCGGCCTGACGGCGGCGACCATGGCAGGCGGCATGGCCGGGACAGAGCGAGTGGTTGCTTCTGGCCGGGCAGGTCTGTCCGCACGTCTGTCGGCAGGTCTGTCGGCAGGTCTGGCCAGGGGCATAACCATGGGATCGGGTGATGGAGCGTTCGCCGCCAGGACCACGGCTGCATCAGGCAAGGGCATGGCCGTTGTCCGCGACACAGGGGGTGTCAAGGCGGCCTGCACTGCCGGGGCGTCTGTGGAATCAGGCGGTCCGGCCTGTGCCAGCATGATTTCGGTGTCGGGCTGCCCCGGTTCAGCGGCGTCGTCGCCCATGAGCCAGGCGAACTTGTCGCCCAGCACCTCGTCCGGGGTCTTGTCGTTGACCGCGTACTGGTAGGTGTATTCGCCCACGGTATAGGCCGTGCCTGCGTACTGGATCGGGCCGGGCGCGACCAGTCCGAGCACGCCGAACATGGCGTTGACGGCCAGACAGCCGCTCAGGGCTCCGGGCAGGGCCGCGCACAGCAGGGCCAGGGGGGCTGCCCGCAGGACGAATCGGCAGAGTGCGTGTGTCATGCCCAGGCCATGCATTCCCCGTACCGTGGAGAAATTAACATGGAAAATTGACCGATTGCAGCCGCGTCAGGCCGGGGCGGCACACATTGCCCGGCACAAAGGCCGAAAAACGGGTGCCGGAAAACGGGCGCGGGTTATTTGCCGTCCGTGGAGGCCGGGGCGCACAGGGTGTTGATGGAGGTGACCGTCTCCAGAATGATGCCTTCTGGCCGGGCGAGGGTGGGCAATTCCAGCCCCGGCTCCAGGGTGGTGATGACCGCGCCGCCGATGATCTTGCGTCCGGGCTTGTCGCCGGTCATGGTCTTGAGCCCCCAGACCGCGTGAAAGACCACGGGCTCGCCGTCCAGCTGGCCGAGGTAGAGCATGATGTGGCCCGGCTTGCCCACCAGGGTCAGGAATGGCGTGGCCCGGTCCATGATGACCTGTTTTTTGGACTGCCGGTCGAGCCCGGCCAGAGTGACCACCTCGCCCACCTTGGCCTGCGGGCTCGAATTGCGCGGCAGCATGATGCCAAAGGCGGCCATCAGGTCCATGACCGCCTGGGAGCAGTCGCGCCCCTCGTAGAGGCCGCCCCAGCCGTAGGGCCTGCCGAGCATGGCGTTGATCAGCCGGGTAAAGTTGGCGGGCGTGGCCGGAACAGGCGCGTTTTGGGCCACGGATTCGGGCAGGAAGGCCACCTGGGCCACGGCCTCGCCGCGCTGGCCGCGCACCGGGATGACAAAGGCGATGCCGTTGTTGCCAAAGCCGCCTTCAAGCATGGGCAGGATGGCGCCGATGTGGGTGGTGAAGCGGTAGTTGCCGTCGCAGTCGAGCACGGGCACGTCGTCGCGGGTGATTGTCCCGTAGCTGCCGGTGCGGAAGAATTTCTCGAACCCGTCGTCCACCCAGGCGATGTCCGTGGCCCTGACCCAGCCGAAGGTGAACCGGCTCTCGACCAGCACCCAGGCCCGGTCCGCGCTGGTGTGGGTGGCCAGGAGCGGGGTTCCGGCCAGGAGCAGCGAATTCTGCATGATGTCAAAGGGGAAGCCCTCGCCCGCCCGCGACGGGTCGTGGAACGAGGGGGGGGACGTGGGCAGCACGCGCATGTTGGCGTTGGTCACGGCAATGGCCCGGCGGCTCATGGACGGGTACTGGTCCTGGCGGGCGTATTCGCGCATGTTTTCCAGCCATTCCGGGGCGCGGGGCAGGGTGTTCTCGCCGTATATCCGGGCGTTGCCGTAGGCGGCAAAACCCCAGTACGCCTCGTCCGCTGTGATCAACGCCTTGGTTCTGCCCCAGGGGGCGAAGTGGGCGTCGAGAAAGCTGGTGTAGCTCGCGGCCTGTGCTTCCTGCGAGACGAGGAGGGTATCCGGATCAAGCCCATGATAGGCCCCGGCATCCTGGTGCAGGGTGAGCAGATCGGCCACAGGGCCGTCCTTGAGGCGCGGCGAACAGGCACCCAGGGCCAGGAGCAGCGTCAGGAGTATTGTCAGTCCACAGGCCAGGGAGCGCGCCGGAAGGCAGGCGCCGCGCCAGACGGAGCGCACAGGGTGGAGGCAGGAGACACCGGAGAACGGGATTTTGATCATAATTGCAGTCGATCCGGTTTTGGGAGAAAAGTCAACAGCCTGCCTCATCCGCCCTGGCCCTGTGCCGTCATTTCATGAACTTCTTGCCCGCGCTGAATCCCTTGGCCAGGGCCGGGCCGACGCCGTGGTAGGTGCCTGCGCCCGGCGCATAGATCAGGGGCAGCACCTTGGTCAGGTCCGGATGCTTGTCCTCCAGGAGCTTGTCGTGGTCGCACTTCACGTCCTTGATCTCGCCCACCATCATGGTGTGCGCGCCCAGCTCATAGGTGTGGATCAGCGCGCACTCGATCACCAGCGGGAATTCGTCGATATAGGGCGCGTCCACCAGCTCGCTGCGCACCGGGGTCAACCCCGTGGCCGCGAACTTGTCGGTCTTGCGGCCCGAGACGATGCCCAGGTAGTCGGCCTCGGCCACCAGCCACTGCGGGCAGACGCTGACTGTGAACGCCTTGTGGTGCATGATGCCCGCAAAGGTGTGGCGGCCAGGGCGCACGGACACGGTCAGGCAGGGCGGCTGGGAGGAGCAGATGCCGCCCCAGGCCGCGATCATGGCGTTTGGCTTGCCGTCGGTGTCGTAGGAGCCCACGGCCCAGGTCGGGGTGGGTTGGGCCAGGGTGGCGGCTCCAAGGGATTTTTTCATGATGCGTCTCCTTTTTTGTCAAGGATACGCAAGTCGGCATCAAAAGAAAACACGGTCTTTGCCCAAACTCGCGCTGTGGGCGCGGGGCGTCGCGGGTGGCGGTTTATTGCTCGTCCCTGGCCCAGCGGGCCACTGGAATGATCCACTCGGGCAGGGGCTGGTAAAACAGCCCGTGCCCCTTGCTCGATCTGATGCGGGTTTCCTGGAAGACCAGTCCGCCGCCCGTGGCCTGCTCGACCGCACCCTGGCACGACCCGGCCTCCATGTCGTTGGCCGCGAAGACGGAGAGCATCCGCCCCTTGAGGCGCGCCCCCCGCTTCTTGGCCAGGAACTGCTCGAAGGCGAAGCCGTTGCGGCCTGTGCCGCACCCGGCCATGATCACGTAGCCCACCCTTGGGTCGCCCAGGCCTGACGAGACCAGCAGGGCCACAAAGCCGCCCTTGGAGTACCCGGCCACGGTGATGTTGCCTGGCGCGACGCCTGCGGCCATGAGGACGCGCATCCGCCTGATTACCTCGGCTGCGCTCCGGTTGGCGTTGTCCTGCATGGGGATGTCGTCGATGACGGTGAGCCCGCGGTCCTCGAAATGGGCCACGATGTCGCTGGTCTGGTATGCGCCGTACCGTGGGCTGACCGCGGGCGGCTCCCCGGCCTTGTGCGCGGGCTGGCCGTGCAGGTAGAAGAGATAGCGCGCCTGGGGATCGACCCCGGCCATGGCCTGGTCAAAGGTGATGGCCCGGACCGGATGGGGGGCGAGCAGCACGGCCAGGGACAGGACAAGGGCGAAGAACGGGACACGGCACGGCATGGCGGCTCCGGGGTTGCTAAGTGGAAGATCAGCCTAGCCGCCAGCCCGGCAAAAAGCAAAGGGGGCGTCGGATGACGCCCCCGTGCTTGTGGTGTCTGGTGGAGCGGCCTAGAAGCGCTCGTAGTCGTCCCTGTCCATGTCCAGGTCGACGCCGGCGGCCAGGGCGGGCGGTGCGCCCCGTCTGGCCTTGGCCGCCTTGGCAGCGTCCGAGCCGGATGAGGCGGGCAGGGCGGTCCGCTGCCCGCGGCTGGCAGTCACTGTGGCCTTGCGGGTCTGGGGTCCACTGCCGTCCACCTTGAAGAAGGTCATGGCGTGGGCCAGGGCCTGGGCCTGGGCGGACAATTCTTCAGAGGTGGAGGCCATTTCCTCCGAGGCCGAGGCATTGCCCTGGATGACCTTGTCGAGCTGGCCGATGGCAAGGCTGATCTCGTTGACGCCCTTGTCCTGCTCCATGCAACTGGCTGTGATCTCCTGGATCAGTTCGGCGGTCCGGCTGATCTGTGGGACGAGCTCCTGGAGCATGCGCCCGGCCTTGTCGGCCACGCCCATGGAGGTGTCCGAGAGCTCGCCGATCTCCTCGGCGGCGTGCCCGCTGCGCTCGGCCAGTTGGCGCACCTCGGCGGCGACCACGGCAAAGCCCTTGCCGTGCTCACCCGCCCTGGCCGCCTCGATGGCCGCGTTGAGGGCCAGCAGGTTGGTCTGACGGGCGATGTCCTGGATGATGGTGATGCGCTCGGCAATGCTCTTCAGGGCGCTCACGGCCTCGGTCACGGCCAGGCCGCTCTCGCTGGCTCCCTGGGCGGCCTTGTTGGCAATGGTCTCGGTCTGCCGGGCGTTGTCCGTGTTGGAGCGCACGCCTGCGCTCATTTCTTCCATGGAGGCGGATATCTCCTCGATGGAGGAGGCCTGCTCGGTGACGGACTGGGACAGGGACTGGGCTGCGGCGGAAAGCTCCTCGCTGCCTGCGGACACGCCTTCGGCCACGGAGTTGACATCGCCCACCACCCGGTTGAGGTGGTTGGCCATGTCCGTCAGGGAGGAGGCAAGCTGGCCCACCTCGTCGTCCTGGCTGATGTCCACGGTGGCGCGCAGGTCGCCGGTGGCCACGGTCTGGGCGAATTCCATGCCCTTGCGCAGCGGGCCGATGATGCCTCTGGCGATGATCCAGGCCAGGAACACGCCCAGGACCACGGCCACGGCGTTGAAGATGACCACGCCGGACTCTGTTTCCGAAGCGTGTTTCAGCATCACCTCGTCGGTCATGATGTCCCTGGAGATGACGGTCATGCTCTCGTTGAGCAGTCGCTGGACCTGGTTCAGCTCCGGGATGGTCACGGCGGCGAACACCTGTTTGGCCTCGTCATATCCCTTCTGGCGGCTGTCGAGCAGGCCGATCATGCCGTCGATGGCGGCCAGGGTCTCCTGGGCCAGGGGCGCGGTGGTGTCCATGAAATAACGCAGGGCGGCGGTCCTGTCCCCCTCTTCCAGCAGCTCGTTGATCTCGATGGCGGACTCGTGCAGGGCGGCATGGGGGTCAAAGATGGCCTGCACCCGCGTCCCGAACTCCGGGTCCGCGCGCATCTGCCTTTCGGTTTCGGGCGCGTAGAGCCACACGCCCAGGTTGCACTTGTGCGGATCGGTCTGCACCGTGGCAGCCTGCCCGGACTGGCTGAGGAAGGTGTCGCGGATGACGGCCATCCAGTTGAGGTGGTCGAGTTTCTTCTCGCGCAGATAGGAGCCGAGCTGCACGTCAGCCGGGGCATACTTGCTCCCGATCTCCACTGCAGAGGCGTGGAGCGCGTTGTGGTGGGCCTCGATCTCGGCCAGGAGCGGCTTGATGCCCGGCACCATCTGCTCGGCCTTGATTCTGGCGTCGCTGTAGTACCATTTGCCAAAGGCGCACTGGCGGGGGTCGGTCTGCACGTCCAGAGTGTGGACGTCGGTGTTGGTCAGCAGTTCATTGACCTTTTCAGCCCATTTGAGGTGATCGACCACCTTTTCGGTGAAATTGCCGCGTAGGGCGTTGCCGCCGATCACCTCCTCGGCATCGCCCACGATGCTGGTGATGCCGAAGAAGGCCCAGCCGCCAAGGGCGACAATCAGCAAAAGAAGTGTCCCGAAACCAATGCCGAATTTGACGCAAAGTTTGCAATCTCTCCAACGCATGGAACCCCCCTCAAGTGTGATCGACGTTTCCCTCGGCTTTTGCCGTATCAGCTTGGACAGCTTTTCCCCAGGTCAGGACAGTATGATCGGGTCTATGGCATCGATTCTGGCTGATAGATATTATATTGTTTTTATAATGCGGCGATGCCACGGCGGTTGTCGAAGTCGGGCATTGCCAAGGGGTGGTTCGGGCTGTCTGGAAAGGGGCTGGCAGGGGGCGCGGCTGCTGGGGGTATGCGGGGTATGGTGACGCTTATCGGTCGCTTTATTTTTCAGTGATTTCTGTCCGGAATAACATTTTTTTTAATAAAAAATCAAGCTGCCCGGAACTGTTCGAACCGGGCGAGGGCTGCCTCTTGAACTGCGTGGCGCACCTCGGCCATGGTCTTGAAGTTGTCGAGCAGCAGGGTGACGAGGTCCGCGTCCAGGGAGCCGGTTCGGGCCATGTCGCGCAGCACTGCCGTGGACTGGGCCGGGGTCATGCCCTGCCTATAGGGTCGGTCCTCGGTGATGGCCGTGAAGACATCGGCCACGCCCATCACGCGGCTGCCCAGGGAGAGCTGGTCGCGGCTCAGGCCGCGGGGATAGCCGGAGCCGTCTGTCCGCTCATGGTGCTGGCTGGCCCAGTCGGCAATGTCCTCAAGGCCCGGTACGGTGTGCAGAATGGTTTCGCAGACCGAGGCGTGGTGGCGCACGGTGGCAAATTCGTCTGGGGTCAGGGTGCTTGGCTTGTCCAGCAGCACGACCGGCACGGCCAGCTTGCCTATGTCGTGCAGGTTTGCCGCCAGCCGGATGCGTTCCTGGTCCTGGCCGGTCATGCCCGTCAGCCTGGCCAGAGTGGCAGCGGTTTCGGCCACGCCCTGGGAGTGGGTGGCCGTGTGGCGGCTCCTGAAGTCGATGATCAGGGAGAAGAACCTGGAAAACTGGATCAGTTGATCGTGGGGGATGACATCATCGGCCAGAGGGGTGTCGATGCCCTCGCGTACGTGGTCCCAGGGGGCGGACATGCGGTCCCAGAATGCGGCGCTGGCCGAGAGGTCGAGAAAGGCGGTCACGGCCTCGGGCGCGAAGATGGCGCCCGCGTTGGCCCTGATGGTTTCGCGGATGCGCTGTCTGTCGATTCGTCTCGGTCCCTTGTGGTTGAGCACATCCACCCGGTCCACCAGATTGACGATGTTGGCCAGCAGGGGAACCATGGGGTCGCGGTATGCGGGCAGGCGGCGCCAGGGGGTGTGGTGGAGCAGGACCAGCTCGGCCACGCGGTCCAGGATCGGGTGCAGCTTGAGCAGCCGGTATCCGGCGCGGGCGTGGTCCGTGTGGTCGGTGTCGAAATCAAGCCCGTCGAGCCGCAGATCGAGGGAGAACGCGCCGATGTCGTGGAGCAGCGAGGCGTTCAGCAGGTCCGTGGTGTCGCGCAGGCCAAGGCCCATGGCCCCGCCGACCGCTACGGCCCCGACGCCCACCCGCCGGTGGTGGCCCGTGACCGTGGAACTGACATAGTCCAGGGCACCCGAGGCCCCGTTGATCAGGTCGAGCAGGTGAATGTCTTTCATGAGATTTTGGTTCCGTGGCCGGATGCCCGACCATGAGTCAGGGTGTTCACGGTGCCTTCCCGGCCGGTGTGCGCCTGCGCCTCTCCGTGTGACGATGCCATGCGGCAGCGCCCGTGTCTGTCAAGAATCCGCAAGGTGCGCCGGACAGGGCAAGATACCCTGGCAGGTATCGGCGGATGACCAAGATTTAGTGCGTCCCCTGGAAGCTGTCAACCCCGCCATATGTGTCATTTTCACCTTGTTGTGCCCCTCCTGCACCCGTTTTCGGCTGATGGCCCAAGGGGGTGCTACGCTTGTCCGGTCCGGGAGAATCCCTCTTCTGGCCCGCGCGATGGTGCGCCAAACTGCGACAAGGAGGAGTTATGGCCAACAGTGTCATTGAAATCTGCAACAACGCCCTGCTGGACCTGGGGGAGGACGCGATCATGTCCCTTGGCGACGAGAGCAAGGCCGCCGGGCTGTGCAACCACCGCTGGCCCGCGGTGCGCGACGCCGTGCTGCGTGCCCACCCGTGGAACTGCGCCACGGCCCAGGCCGAGCTGGCCGCCGGGGCGGCCACACCCCTGTGGAAGTGGGAGTGCCGTTACATGCTGCCCGTGGACTTTCTGCGCATCGTCAGGATCGTGGGCGGCGGCGGCAGCCAGATCCAGGACTGGGAGATCCAGGGCGGCGTGGTCCTGTGCAACGAGGAGGCACCCATCTACATCGCCTATGTGCGCCGCGAGACTGATCCCAGGAGATACGACGCCCTGCTCGACGAGACCCTGGCCGCACGGCTGGCCGCCACCCTGGCCTATCCGCTGACCGGCTCCACTGCGCTGGCCCAGTCCTGCTGGAACCTCTACCAGGACAAGCTCAATGAGGCGCGCGGCGTGGACGCCCGCGAGGGGGTGCCGGAATCCATCACGCCCACCAACTGGCTCGGAGCCAAGATGGGCAGCCGCTGACCGGCTGGGGCTGTCTGCGGCTACTCCGGGCAGACAGCCCTGGCAAAGAAGCGGCAGGTGCGGTCCTGCCACCAGATGAAGCCGAGCTCGGCGTCCGCGTACCATGCGGCGGTGAACGCCTTGGTGTCGCCGCTCCACAGCCGCGCCTTGCGCGGGTCGAACACGGGCGACTGGCAGGAGTGGCCCGGCTGCCCGGCCTGGCTGAACAAGGTAGCCAGCTCGGCCACCGTGGGCAGCCGCCAGCCGGTGCGCCCGCCGTAGGCGCGCTCGTTGAGCCGGGCAGCGTGGGCATGGGCGCGCTCCCAGGTCAGGGGATAGCGCGAGCCGTGCTTTTCCCAGGCCAGTCCGGTCCTGCCGTCCGGCCCGGCCTCGCGCACTGTGCCGTCGCCGTTGTCGATGAACCGCCCGCCCCCGGCCTGTCTGGGCCGCCAGAGCTCGTCCAGGTCAAAGCAGGTCCGCGCGTCACGCTGGCCGCATTTGAGCGGCTGGCCGCGTACAGTTCCGCTGGTGCGGGGCGGCGGCTCGTCCAGCAGGTCTGCGCCGGAGCAGGCCGCGTCGCGGGCGGCGCGCCAGGTGTGCTCCATTTCGTCCAGCCCGTGGAGCATGGCCTGGGCGTCGGCAAAGCGGTCGAGGGGGTTTTTGGCCAGGGCGCGGGCAAAGAAGCCGTCCCAGTCCGGGCCGAGGAGGTCGGGGTCGGTCA from Pseudodesulfovibrio aespoeensis Aspo-2 includes the following:
- a CDS encoding methyl-accepting chemotaxis protein; its protein translation is MLIVALGGWAFFGITSIVGDAEEVIGGNALRGNFTEKVVDHLKWAEKVNELLTNTDVHTLDVQTDPRQCAFGKWYYSDARIKAEQMVPGIKPLLAEIEAHHNALHASAVEIGSKYAPADVQLGSYLREKKLDHLNWMAVIRDTFLSQSGQAATVQTDPHKCNLGVWLYAPETERQMRADPEFGTRVQAIFDPHAALHESAIEINELLEEGDRTAALRYFMDTTAPLAQETLAAIDGMIGLLDSRQKGYDEAKQVFAAVTIPELNQVQRLLNESMTVISRDIMTDEVMLKHASETESGVVIFNAVAVVLGVFLAWIIARGIIGPLRKGMEFAQTVATGDLRATVDISQDDEVGQLASSLTDMANHLNRVVGDVNSVAEGVSAGSEELSAAAQSLSQSVTEQASSIEEISASMEEMSAGVRSNTDNARQTETIANKAAQGASESGLAVTEAVSALKSIAERITIIQDIARQTNLLALNAAIEAARAGEHGKGFAVVAAEVRQLAERSGHAAEEIGELSDTSMGVADKAGRMLQELVPQISRTAELIQEITASCMEQDKGVNEISLAIGQLDKVIQGNASASEEMASTSEELSAQAQALAHAMTFFKVDGSGPQTRKATVTASRGQRTALPASSGSDAAKAAKARRGAPPALAAGVDLDMDRDDYERF
- a CDS encoding HD-GYP domain-containing protein, whose translation is MKDIHLLDLINGASGALDYVSSTVTGHHRRVGVGAVAVGGAMGLGLRDTTDLLNASLLHDIGAFSLDLRLDGLDFDTDHTDHARAGYRLLKLHPILDRVAELVLLHHTPWRRLPAYRDPMVPLLANIVNLVDRVDVLNHKGPRRIDRQRIRETIRANAGAIFAPEAVTAFLDLSASAAFWDRMSAPWDHVREGIDTPLADDVIPHDQLIQFSRFFSLIIDFRSRHTATHSQGVAETAATLARLTGMTGQDQERIRLAANLHDIGKLAVPVVLLDKPSTLTPDEFATVRHHASVCETILHTVPGLEDIADWASQHHERTDGSGYPRGLSRDQLSLGSRVMGVADVFTAITEDRPYRQGMTPAQSTAVLRDMARTGSLDADLVTLLLDNFKTMAEVRHAVQEAALARFEQFRAA